The DNA window CTGGCGAAATCCGCGATCAGTTGAAATCGAGAAAGTCGGGCACGCTCGTCGTATGGCGCATGGTCGACTTTGGACGAACGAACGATCGGCCGAGCTACGAGTCGTTTCTTGCCGATCTCCAGCGCGTCGATGCTCACCTTGCTATGGTATTCCATCGCTTTCTCGCAGGTGACGCCCGAGCGCTCGAGATCACGCTCAATGGCAGTCGGGTGAAAGCGTGGGACCCCTTCCTGGAAAACGACGAATCGGTCATCCGAAATCCGGAACAGCGCATAGAGGGGCCGGGCGGCAGGGTTCGCGTCCGTGGTTTCGTCTTGCCGCACCGGGATCGATTTCGCAATGAGATCGAATTCGAGAAGGCCGGCGGCCCCGATGGATGGACGGCGCAGCAGGGCTTCTATGTGTACCGGCACAAGCGTCTGCTGTCGGCCGGAGGCTGGCTCGGACTTGGTGGGAGCCGCGCGTGGACACGAGATGAAACGAGCCGGTTGGCCCGCATACGCATCGATATTCCCAATACTGCGGACCACGACTGGCGCATCGACGTTCGGAAGGCGATAGCTCGTCCACCGGATGCGATTCGTAAGCCGCTTCAGAGGATAGCCGAAGACGTTCGTCGCAAGGCGCGAGAGGTTTTTGTCCACCGCGGGCAGTACGGCAGTCGGCAGAAGGCGACCGGCGTATCGCGAATATGGCAGGTAAATCCTGAGGGCGCGAAGCGCCGGTACACCGTTCGGCGGGACCACGAACTAATCCAGTTCCTCAAGGGGCGGATGGACAAGACGGGTTTCGAATTCTTCGAGGCACTGCTCGACCTCGTCGAGAGAACCGTACCTGTCGATCGTGTATGGCTCGACGTAACCGAGCATGGCGTACCCGACGACGAGGTCAACAGTTCGGAGCTCGTGACCACCGCGCTCTCCATGGCGAGGATGATGGAGCGAGCGGGACTCACCCCTCACGAAGCCGCGGCACGGCTGGCCACGATGGATCCGTTCGACAAGGTCGAGGATATCGAAGAAAAGCTGATACGAAAGCTGCAGGGGGCGAAACGATGAGTTCAGTTGAGGACGCGATTGGCTCGATGGCCCTCATGATGCTTCGGCAGCGCCATCCCGATGCAGCGGTCGGCAGGGAGGAGATCGAGAAGGCGGTCAACGACTGTGCGCAGCTCCTTGCGCGAGACCTCTCGGCTGAGCAGATCGCGGCGATCGTGCAGGAGCTGGAAACAAGGCTGATCGTCAAGGTTGGCCGGCCAACGAGACTGGTTGACGAGCGAGGCCACGTTCCCTGGTATTTCGGGGATCGAAAGGAAGGCCGCAGGTTCTTCAAACGCTACAGCGATTTCCTGATGCAGGATCAGGGCTGGTCTCCGGCGGCAATCGATGCGATCGACCTTTCCACGGACCTGATCATGGAGCAGATGGAAGACCCGAACCGTGACGGCCCCTGGGACCGTCGTGGGCTCGTCGTCGGGCATGTCCAGTTCGGAAAGACCGCCAACTACGCGGGACTGGCAAGCAAGGCGGCAGACGCAGAGTATAAGCTGATAATCATACTTGCCGGCATGCACAACGCGCTCAGGCAACAGACGCAGCGTCGCATGGATCGCGACTTTCTTGGCTACAATACGACTCCCGCCAGTGGCGGCGCCGGCTTCACGCGAATCGGTGTCGGCGAGCTCGATCGCAGCATCCACGCCGAGCACCTCACCACCCAGGCCGCGAACGGAGATTTCAATCGCGCGTTCGCGGACAATCTGGGGATCGGCGTGCAGCAGAGGCCGGTGCTTCTGGTCATCAAGAAGAACGCTCGCATCCTCGAAAATCTGAACAATTGGGTCAATGAGGTCCTGGCCCCTCGGGGCGATACTGAGGCGCGTCCGCTCCTCCTCATCGACGACGAGGCTGATCAGGCTTCGGTCGACACGGGCGAGCAGCGATTTGACGAGAACGACGCCCCCGATCCAGATTACGAGCCCAAGCGCATAAACGGTCAGATACGACGCCTCCTCTCGTCTTTCGCTCGCTCTGCATACGTCGCGTATACCGCGACCCCGTTTGCGAACGTGCTTATTCACGACGCCGCAGCAACCGAAGACTACGGGGACGATGTATTTCCACGAAGTTTCATCATGAATCTTCCATCGCCGTCAAACTACGTCGG is part of the Bradyrhizobium canariense genome and encodes:
- a CDS encoding ATP-binding protein, translating into MPLPVPTRAVPPSAAALVGSLRGVGYSLETAIADILDNSIAAGAKSIDIQWEWNDGEPVGWILDDGHGMHTDRLVEAMRFGGIGPEAKRTAEDLGRFGLGLKTASLSQCRQLTVVSKASSGLASFTWDLDQLRKSGGGWDLIEGDAGLSGEIRDQLKSRKSGTLVVWRMVDFGRTNDRPSYESFLADLQRVDAHLAMVFHRFLAGDARALEITLNGSRVKAWDPFLENDESVIRNPEQRIEGPGGRVRVRGFVLPHRDRFRNEIEFEKAGGPDGWTAQQGFYVYRHKRLLSAGGWLGLGGSRAWTRDETSRLARIRIDIPNTADHDWRIDVRKAIARPPDAIRKPLQRIAEDVRRKAREVFVHRGQYGSRQKATGVSRIWQVNPEGAKRRYTVRRDHELIQFLKGRMDKTGFEFFEALLDLVERTVPVDRVWLDVTEHGVPDDEVNSSELVTTALSMARMMERAGLTPHEAAARLATMDPFDKVEDIEEKLIRKLQGAKR